From the genome of Spirochaetota bacterium:
CGGCGTATCGGCGCTCATAGGCATGGGAAACTCGCCCGGCGTGACGAACATCATCGCGAAGATGGTCTCGACGTCCTTCCTTGACGAGACCGATTCCATAGACATTTTCCACGCGCACGGGGGGGAGCCCGTGGAGGGAGAGGGCGTTATCGGACACCGCTTCCACTGCATGAGCATCGACATCCCCATGTTCCTGGACGGGGAGCTCCGGTACGTGAAATACTTTCGCGAGGACGGGATCGCGCTCAGGGAAAGCTTCGAGTTTCCCATCCTGGGCAAGGTCCCGCTCTACCCCTACCCGCACCCCGAGCAGGTCACTATACCGAACTACATCAAGACGAAACGCGTAACCAACAAGGGCTCCGTCATTCCCAACGCGTACTACGAGCTCACGAGGGACCTGTGCGGGCTGGGCCTCGCGAGCAAAGAACCGGTAACGGTGAAGGGACAGACGGTGGTTCCGTACGAATTCGCAATGGCGTATATTATTCGCGAGCGGGAAAGGATTTTGAAAGAGTCGGCGTTCGGCTCGCAGCGGGGCTGCTGCTCCGTGGTCGTCACCGGCAAGAAGGACGGGACGTACCAGCAGTACCGCGTGCACATGGCGTCCAGGAGCGAGGCACTGGGCGAGGGCACCGGGATCCCGGCGGCGATGGGCGCGATACTCATGCACCAGGGCAAGATCCAGGGACCGGGCGTGCTGCCGCCGGAAGCCTGCGTGAACCCGGCCGACGTCCTCGCGCTTTTGCCGCAGGTGATGGATCTGGAAAAGAACAAGAAGGACGGGGGCGGATTCAGCGGCTTCATTATCGAGCGGGTAGACGCCGGCGGGAAGATCGCCACGATGGACCTGTGACGTCAATGGCGCATAACGCGAACCCGCGCTGCATACTCGCGATCGACCACGGGACGTCCGGCTGCAAGGTCGCGCTCGTGACCGTCCTGGGACGGGTGCTCGATTTCGAGAGCGAGCCCACCCCCATGTACTTTCTCCCCGGCGGCGGCGCCGAGCAGGACCCGGACGAGTGGTGGGGCGCCTTCATGCGCGCGGCGAAGCGCCTCCTCGGGCGGCACCGCGCGCTCGCGCGCGCCGTGGACGCGGTCTGCGTATCGAGCACCTTCTCGAGCACGGTCGCCGTGGACAGACAAGGGCGCCATCTCATGCGCTCCCTCACCTGGATGGATTCGCGGGGGGCGGATTCCGTGAAGGCACTCATGGGCGGATTTCCGAGCGTCATGGGCTACAACGTTTGGAAGCTCTACCGCTGGATACGCCTCACCGGCGGGGGACCGGCGCTATCCGGCAAGGACGACATCGCGCACGTCATCCTGACAAGGGAGCGCTTCCCGGAGGTCTACGATAAAACATACAAGTTCCTGGGAAGCAAGGATTACTTCAACCTGCGCCTGACCGGCGAGTTCGCCGCCACGCACGATTCCATCACCCTCTTCTGGATCACCGACAACCGCGACCCAGGCAACGTCCGTTACTGCGCACCGCTCATGCGCGCGGCGGGACTGGACGCCGATAAGTTTCCGCGGCTCGTCAAGTCGACGGATGTGATTGGGACCATAAAGCCCGCGGTGGCGAAGGAGCTGGGGCTTCGCGCGGACGTGAAGGTGGCGGGCGGCTCTCCCGATCACCAGTCCGCGCTCGTGGGCTCGGGCGCCGTGCGGGATTACGAGGGGCACCTGTATATCGGAACGTCGTCCTGGATCGAGTGCGTCGTTCCCTTCAAGAAGACGGACGTCGTTCGCCAGATCGCCTCCCTCCCCTCGGCCATTCCGGGCCGATACCAGTGCATCAACGAACAGGACATCGCGGGGGGCGCGCTCAACTTCCTGCTGGACAACATCATCTTCCATTCGAGCGATTTCTATTCGCCGCGCCGCCCGGCCGATCCCTACCGGAGGCTGGACGAAACGGTGAGGCGCGTGCCCCCGGGGAGTGGTCCGCTCATCTTCGCCCCCTGGTTGAACGGCGAGCGGACGCCGGTGGACGACACGGCGCTGCGGGGCGTGCTCTTCAACATTTCCATGACGACGACCACGGACCACATCCTGCGCGCGGTGCTCGAGGGCGTCGCCTTCAACACACGCTGGAGCCTGGACGCGGTCGAGCATTTCGCGGGTCGCATGCTCGATCCTATCAGCATCGTGGGCGGGGGGGCGAGCTCGGACGCGTGGTGCGGTATTTTCGCCGACGTGCTGAAAAGGACCGTGCGGAGGGTCAGGGATCCCATCCAGGCAAACGCGCGCGGCGCCGCCTTCATCGCCTCGGTGGGGCTGGGATTGATTTCCTTCGACGACATCCCCGGACTGGTCGAATATGACGGCGAATTCACGCCGGACCGCGCCCGTGCGGCGGGGTACGACCGGATTTACGCGGAATTCCTGGAGCTGTACCGAAAAAATAAAAAAATATTTCACCGGCTGAACGATCCCGCGCGCGCATAGGCGCGCGGGAAAAGTGCGCCGGGAACTCCCTACCCCGCCCGGGCCGCCTTGAGCGCCCCGTACAGGGCCAGGCACACCGCATCGAGAGAGCCCGCGATGGCCGCGGTGTACACGACGTAGACTATAATATTGCCGACGGGCATCGCCACCTCGAGACCCCTATGGCCGGTGAGCGCCCCTG
Proteins encoded in this window:
- a CDS encoding xylulose kinase; this translates as MAHNANPRCILAIDHGTSGCKVALVTVLGRVLDFESEPTPMYFLPGGGAEQDPDEWWGAFMRAAKRLLGRHRALARAVDAVCVSSTFSSTVAVDRQGRHLMRSLTWMDSRGADSVKALMGGFPSVMGYNVWKLYRWIRLTGGGPALSGKDDIAHVILTRERFPEVYDKTYKFLGSKDYFNLRLTGEFAATHDSITLFWITDNRDPGNVRYCAPLMRAAGLDADKFPRLVKSTDVIGTIKPAVAKELGLRADVKVAGGSPDHQSALVGSGAVRDYEGHLYIGTSSWIECVVPFKKTDVVRQIASLPSAIPGRYQCINEQDIAGGALNFLLDNIIFHSSDFYSPRRPADPYRRLDETVRRVPPGSGPLIFAPWLNGERTPVDDTALRGVLFNISMTTTTDHILRAVLEGVAFNTRWSLDAVEHFAGRMLDPISIVGGGASSDAWCGIFADVLKRTVRRVRDPIQANARGAAFIASVGLGLISFDDIPGLVEYDGEFTPDRARAAGYDRIYAEFLELYRKNKKIFHRLNDPARA
- a CDS encoding saccharopine dehydrogenase, whose product is MAKVAVLGGAGAVGSIAVKTLARHDEFSEVLVCDFNVEGADTLVRGIGSGKLSTMHFDAHDKASITRAIRGADVVLNCVGPFYSTVKPILSAVLEEKIQYVDVCDDVDVTIDILNMDADARKAGVSALIGMGNSPGVTNIIAKMVSTSFLDETDSIDIFHAHGGEPVEGEGVIGHRFHCMSIDIPMFLDGELRYVKYFREDGIALRESFEFPILGKVPLYPYPHPEQVTIPNYIKTKRVTNKGSVIPNAYYELTRDLCGLGLASKEPVTVKGQTVVPYEFAMAYIIRERERILKESAFGSQRGCCSVVVTGKKDGTYQQYRVHMASRSEALGEGTGIPAAMGAILMHQGKIQGPGVLPPEACVNPADVLALLPQVMDLEKNKKDGGGFSGFIIERVDAGGKIATMDL